In Malus sylvestris chromosome 2, drMalSylv7.2, whole genome shotgun sequence, the genomic stretch TTTCATAGTCTGAAAACGTTCCATGATAGCTTCATTACCAATACATGAAAAAACAtctttctcaatgtaaacaactaagctgtcactcaaccattgatctcccattttgttgcGAAGTGGACCCTTAATGATATTCATAGCGGAAAATGCCCTCTCCACTGAAGCGGTTGCAACCGGTAAAACCAAAGCCAACTGAACAAGCAAATATACATATGCAAACGTTCGATGCAACCCTTTCTCCACCATTTTCTTAGCAAGCTCATTAATCCCCCGCAATTGAGAAAAATCATTATCATAACGCACAAAATGAATGTAAATATCAAGTTGATCTTGAAGTGCCAATCTATCTCGATCCATGAAATCTTTAGGATACATCTGAGCAAGGCGAACAAGCTTCTCTTTatcaaaagctacaaatgaatCATTCGGACTCAAACATGCCAAGCAAATAAGCAATTCGGTATTACCTTCATTGAAGCGATCATCTAATTCTGTAAGTTGGAAATCAATGACCTCAAAAAAGAGCTCCACTTTGTAATGATGACGATTGGTCTTTCTTGGAGCCTTACGCAATGACTTCCCTTGAATGGCGTATAAATCATCCATATTAGGCACCTCAATTTCATGTTCAACACAAAAAGATGATACTTTATCAACCAAAAGatcaaaattttcatcattCCTCATGCAACATAGTTGTTCTTTACATGTCTTGACTAAagccattgcattcacaatcTCTTGATCTTTTTTTTGTAATGCTTGTGACAAATCATTTGTAACTCCTAATATGGATTTCATCAAAAAGAGGAGGAACACAAACTCAAAAGATTGTAAATCTTTTAATAACCTTTTTGCTTCACCAGCACTATCATTGTAGCAATCTTCAACAATCATGTCAAGCACATCCACCACAGATGAGAACATTGTAATCAAACTAATCAAAGCACCATAATGTGAATTCCACCGTGTATCCCCAGCACGTTTGAGACTAGTTTCTTGATTTAACCCTTGCCCCGTTTCAAGACAATCATTTTCAATAGCTTTCATGAGATTTTCTTGTTGTTTCTGTCTAAGTGCATCACGACGCTTACATGAGCATCCAACAACATTCACCAAACTATTAGTCAATGTGAAAAAAGCGCCAACATCGGAGTTTTTCTTTGCTACGGCAACAAGAGCTAATTGTAGTTGATGAGCAAAACAATGAACATAGAATGCACAACtctcttcatccaaaattttttttttaaggccaTTGAACTCACCTCTCATATTACTCGCTCCATCATAACCTTGACCTCGTAGGTTTGAGTAGCTCAAATCATGTAGTttcaagaactcatcaatggaCTCCTTTAGTTTACTTGAAGTTGTTTCAGTAACATGTTGGACTCCTACGAACCTTTCAATTACTTGACCTTTGTTGTCCACATAACGCAAAATCACCGCCATTTGCTCCTTTGTTGAAATATCACGTGATTCATCTACCATTATAGAAAAGAATTTACTTTCTTTCACTTCTTTCATAATAGCCTTAATAGTTTCGAAGGCACATGAATTGACAATATCTTTTTGAATTGAAGGAGCTATTAGCTTGAGATTTCCCGGAGCATTTTCCAACACAACTTCCTTTATTTTCTCATCATGATCCGCAAGGAATTGTAAGAGTTCTAAATAATTCCCCCTATTATTCGAAGTGTCACTTTCATCGTGGCCACGAAAAGGAAGGCCTTGTCGCAACAAGAACTTAGTGCAATCTATTGATGCATTCAAGCAAAGACGATATTTCATACACTCTTCTTCTGACTGTTTGATCACAACTGCTTCAATATGTGTCTTTTGGTTCATTAAATAACTAGCCGCTTCTCTAGCTTTATTGTGGAAACTACCAATAGGACCAACATGCTTGTCAAAACATTCTCTTGCATTCTTCCATTTCTTAAAGCCTACCCCAGTGAAGGCATCGCTTCCTAATTgtgaaaaattgattttaaagagatagcaatgaagacaaaatgccgcatctttagatatactatactccaaccaatcATATTCTTCAAACCACGAAACAACAAATCGTCGCTTTTTCTTTGCATGCAAAGTGTATGGGAACTCATACTTTGTAGGCCTACAAGGTCCCATTTGCAAATATGCTCTTCGGACCTCATCTTGAATATTAGAAGGATAGTCCTTCATTCGAATTCTTTTTCCCGGGTCTCTCTCAAGATTATTAAAATCAATGTCACGCTCATTTTGTCTTGAGCTCGAACTACCCGAACAAGTAGATGGTGCTATTGGCTTTGGCTTGAAAAATctttccatatttcttatttctAAACTACacatttaaccaaaaacacaaaacatataCCAATcaaccaataaacaaaaattccatCTAAATTTCAAtgataaaatgagtataaacataaaacatatcaacAATTATATCAATAATAGACTAAAAATCTTCATCAAtatctaatataatttaattgagaTTAGATTAGAATACCAAAAAACTTACTTGAATTGTGAACCAAATAGTGATGGCCTTGAGATATGGGGAGGTATGATATTAGAgtaataaaattataatatggGATTGGGTGTGGGATttagaattttagggttttgaaatctgaggagttggggattggaaattggatgaatatgttAAAGTTGGGCATTCGGCGAAGTTGAAGAGAAATTTGGGTGAATATGTTATTGCATTGGGCATTGGGGGAAGCAGAAGAGCAGGAAATGGGGGAAGGGTGGGACAGTGGGGAATGATGTGGGTTGGGGATGGGATTTAAAATAATGGATAAAAAGTTTGGGTGGGAtataaaaaacaatttaaaacaatTGGCCAAAAGccaattattttctttcttctccggTCATCTTCTCCGACGAGAAGATTTTGTACCTGCAACCGACACTGCACGAGGGGTCCCCGGAAAATTTCTAGCAGCAATTTAGGGTCGTTGAAGGGTCCTGGGACCTCCCAGGTCCCTctgtggatccgccactgaTCCGACGATCTGTGGTCTATAAATGAATTCTGAGAATATGTGTAATTACTGAAAACAAAttaagaaagagagaaatataaattaagagagaaagaaatatattattatttaaccAAGTATTCGGTGTAGGTTGGCTCTTGATTGAATCGAATCAaacatataataatatatatagaaagaagcaaggtattaaatatcgatgatatcggaaatatcggtagtccaaaaacacgaaaatttcgatggaaatattgggatattatcgatattgataaaaattaaataaaaaccacggaaattgtaaggaaaacttggaaatttttattgaaactttgtaagatgtttatttagtcaattatctattagtttatcacaaaaaattggaaggaaatacattgcatgatagatataactgatttaagttgattatatatcgagctagcaaacattgtaagtgtagaaaatatgtaataattaatgaaagaaatttaaacacaccataatcatttatgtataatgaattagtacaatattttacactttatacattgtatggtaagatacatgagtgacttagcaaggtctaaaatatcgatgatatcggaaatatcggtagtccaaaaacacggaaatttcaatggaaatatcgggatattatggatattgtAGACCATGGAAAGAAGGAAGCTTGAAGGTGTGGCACCAAGAGTTAATGCTATCTCAAGGATATATTAtaaagaattttaacgaaacgCTCTtggtattgtttactttaacgaaaaaccatatttttacactaaaaagtcaattctggtactattcactttaccctttattttgtacttatcattaaaattcaaaattttcaaataattttcattagtttttcttatattATATAAAAGAGGATAATGACTCTTATGAATCGAGGTTAACTGTCACgaagatattttattttaataaaaaataatatgtgtcaattttttaatacattatatcaTATTATTAAAAACGAGACGTCACCTAATATACATTTCATATAAGATGTTCTCATGATCGGAGGAAATATAAGACCTGTCAGTAGTTGTGACATGAGTCTTACATCAATCTTTGCTAAttgctatttattttattatatgatttttttatgtAATGCAACATATTTGAACGTTACGTTCACATGCTGCCCTACCAGATTTAGATAAGATGGAAATATTCCTGATGAGATATGAAGGACAAAGAAACAACATTACCCTCCATTaattattaggaaaactaatgaaaagagcttgaaaacttttagttttaacgaaaataacaaaataaatgataaaatgaatagtaacaagattgactttttagtataaaaatgtggattttcgttaaagttcccttaattatttagttattaatataatatttttttatcgaTTAAaggtataaaaaaatattgttataCTTTtatgtgcaaaaaaaaattattataatcaGCACTAAagtaatttttcataaaaataattttgctttttttttaaagaaaactaatgataaggactccaaaactttgaattttaacaaaaaactataTAGAAAGTTTATTTAATGATTAGGACAAAGCCCAACATTTAATTAGTTCAATCACCATGGCCCAACTGAAATAACTTAACGTGTGTCCAATTCTACCCCTGACTTTTACTCTGACAGTGTTTAATTTTTCCgtttgttatttttttgttagtttattTGGGAAATAAACAGAGCAAAGTACCCACGCAAGCAATCGGAAACAACCCATATAAACGCACTGTCAAAATAGCATAAAACCCAAACCCCAAAAACAGTCAGTCAACTCCAGTCGCACCGCCGCCCTCAGCTCAGCCCACAAAACCCACAAAGCCACACAACCGAAAGACAATCTTTATtcacattcaaattttttaggcTATGGCTCTGACTAAGTGAGGAGCTTTAGATACCCAGATGCAGAAGAAGAGGTGGGTAGCATTGGCTGCACTGAGGAAGGTGCTAACGTGCACCATATCTCAATAGCGCTAGTGGCTCTCTTCTCTTGGGTGTTTTATGCTTATTCTTGTCATTTGGAATTGGAGACTTTGGGAGACTTCTCATATCTTCCTCTTTTCTATATAGCATGTGTATTGATGCATTGATGAACTTGTTTCTTATTTCGTCGGGTGCTTTGAGAGGTTCACTAAACCATTGTGTGTTCTTATTTCGTGTTTGAGAGTAGCTGACCGACTAAATCATAGAGGGTTAATCGTATACCGTTGAAAATTTTGCAGGGAAATAAAATTGATGCAGGCTCTAAAGCTGTGCGTGTACTCTAAAGAGTAAAAAACAAGTTGAGAATGCAGAGGGTAGAGTATAGAGGGTTCTGGACCTCTGGTGGAACCGTGAAGGTTCcacaacctttttctttttgagtTTTTTACTCTTTCCTTCAATGagtattttacttttttttttttaaaatagtcaATGTTCAATTCTAGAAATATTATGtgttcagtttaaaaaatagtgatagtaccagTGTTCaatttacgaaatagtgataataccagtgttcagtttaagaaatattcAGTGCTCActttaagaaatagtaataGTATTGTATTTAGTTCTAGAAATAGTATGTGATCAATTTACAAAATAGTGATAGTGCcagtattcagtttaagaaatagtcaatgttcAATTCTATAAATAGTCTGTGTTCAATTCTAGAAATATTCAGTGCTCATTTTTTATCATGTGGTACTTTCATGCATTTTATTTATCCTCATAAAATAATACATTGTCTCCATGAAAGTTAATTTATCAATTGTGTCAGTAGATTAGAGGTGATACAACCCACTATGATGTAGTTACGAATCCAGCAACATCTAGAGTACTTTCAGTCGGATTGAAATCAGCTCAGTGCGAAACAATGCCTTGGAATGACAGTGAAGGTAGAGCTGAATGGAACGAGGGTCCCTGTAAAGTCATTTCTTGATTATGTTGACCCTACTTACAATATGATCAATTATTATCATATGCTTGTTGATTAAGATCAAGAtgcttaattattattattattctattattttcttaaacgaacactagtactatcattatttcgtaaactaaacactgactatttcttaaacggaacattagtactatcactgtttcgtaaactaaacattgactatttatcaaacgaacataagtactatcactgtttcgtaaactaaacactaattatttcttaaacggaacactagtactatcattgtttggtaaactaaatattgactatttatcaaacgaacactagtactatcacagtttcgtaaactaaacactgattatttctgaaacggaacactagtactatcactgtttcgtaaactaaacactgactatttattaaacggaacactagtactatcattgtttcgtaaactaaacactgatatttctcaaacggaacactagtactatcactatttcttaactgaacattgactacttcttaaaatgaacactatttcttaaattaaacaCCGACTATATCTTAAACCGAACATtagtattatcactatttcATAAACTGAACACAAGTACTGTCACTATTTCGAAAACTAAAgactgactatttatcaaacgaacactagtactatcactgtttcgtaaactaaacactgactatttcttgcaaaacagtgatagtactgactatttcttaaacggaaccTAGCCCACCCTTTgtaaacagtgatagtacttgTGGGTTTTATGATGCTTCAACTTCTACCAAAACTAACCAAAATCCCCATATGAcatgtacaaaaaaaatttgaattgatatttggAATTTCTTTTTCCCGATTGATATGTTGATGTTGGGCGGAGAAGAGCAAAATtacacattatttatgaaactgaaccaaaataactcacactatttatgttaactattttattttattattttttttaagagaaagagTGAAAAGTACATTATTTCTAGACTTGAACTATTTTTTGATCTAAAAAAACTAGTGTAAAAGCGTGTTGGGCTTTTAAAGAGAAGTAGTGCAAAAGCGTGTTGGGTTTTAATTCAACCTATGTCTTTTATTCAGCCTGTGTCCTTATGGTTAAATTTTAGGCCCTTTTGGTTAAAGAATAGTTTAAGGTGCTTTTTGGTTAAATTAAAGTTAGTCCAATCCTTTTTTATTAAAgctctttttgtttttactcGAAGAATCGCGAAATATCAAATTTTTAGTAATTTTGATGCATTTTTGGTTCATTTGTTTCAGGTTGTTGCTAGGACATAACAAGGCTACTTTGTAAAGCTGCAATCCAAGACAATTAATTCGCTATTGTATATCATAATTTAATGGGATATTACTGTTATGCAATTTTAATTTGATGGCAGTTTACATAACTAGTTGTctataaaaagataaaaattaatCGAAAAACTATCCTATAGTGGATGGTTGAATAATTTAGTAGAAAAAAACAATTAAGAAAGTGAGTAGGACGACAGTAGCAATAATAACATAAGAAATATAATTTGATGTATGAAATAATGATAAATGCCCAATTGCAGGACAATAAGACAAGTTACATGCAATTGCAAGACAATAAGACAAATTAAGCAAATGATAACCACATTCAAAATTCTAAACGGTTTAGCTAACGGAAGTGGTGTTCCGTCAGGGGTAaggattggaaaaaaaaattgttttgcacGCTGGGGTTGCTTCCAGCTCGTGGGCTCTTTAGTTAGGTTTATGTTTCTTATAGTTTGTgtcctttttcattaaaattcatgtcct encodes the following:
- the LOC126583857 gene encoding uncharacterized protein LOC126583857, whose translation is MERFFKPKPIAPSTCSGSSSSRQNERDIDFNNLERDPGKRIRMKDYPSNIQDEVRRAYLQMGPCRPTKYEFPYTLHAKKKRRFVVSWFEEYDWLEYSISKDAAFCLHCYLFKINFSQLGSDAFTGVGFKKWKNARECFDKHVGPIGSFHNKAREAASYLMNQKTHIEAVVIKQSEEECMKYRLCLNASIDCTKFLLRQGLPFRGHDESDTSNNRGNYLELLQFLADHDEKIKEVVLENAPGNLKLIAPSIQKDIVNSCAFETIKAIMKEVKESKFFSIMVDESRDISTKEQMAVILRYVDNKGQVIERFVGVQHVTETTSSKLKESIDEFLKLHDLSYSNLRGQGYDGASNMRGEFNGLKKKILDEESCAFYVHCFAHQLQLALVAVAKKNSDVGAFFTLTNSLVNVVGCSCKRRDALRQKQQENLMKAIENDCLETGQGLNQETSLKRAGDTRWNSHYGALISLITMFSSVVDVLDMIVEDCYNDSAGEAKRLLKDLQSFEFVFLLFLMKSILGVTNDLSQALQKKDQEIVNAMALVKTCKEQLCCMRNDENFDLLVDKVSSFCVEHEIEVPNMDDLYAIQGKSLRKAPRKTNRHHYKVELFFEVIDFQLTELDDRFNEGNTELLICLACLSPNDSFVAFDKEKLVRLAQMYPKDFMDRDRLALQDQLDIYIHFVRYDNDFSQLRGINELAKKMVEKGLHRTFAYVYLLVQLALVLPVATASVERAFSAMNIIKGPLRNKMGDQWLSDSLVVYIEKDVFSCIGNEAIMERFQTMKPRRGRLN